In a single window of the Agrobacterium fabrum str. C58 genome:
- the petA gene encoding ubiquinol-cytochrome c reductase iron-sulfur subunit, whose product MSEHVTNHDASGEPTRRDFLYLVTGMAGAVGAAAVAWPFIDQMRPDASTLALASIEVDVTAVEPGMSLTVKWRGKPIFIRNRTAKEIDEANAVALGDLKDPVARNANIAPDAQATDIDRSAGQGKENWIVMIGSCTHLGCVPLGQAGDFGGWFCPCHGSHYDTAGRIRKGPAPQNLAIPTFAFTSDTVIKIG is encoded by the coding sequence GTGAGCGAGCACGTAACCAATCACGACGCTTCGGGTGAACCGACCCGTCGCGATTTTCTTTATCTAGTGACGGGAATGGCGGGCGCCGTCGGTGCCGCCGCCGTTGCATGGCCCTTTATCGACCAGATGCGTCCCGATGCATCGACGCTGGCACTCGCCTCCATCGAGGTGGATGTCACGGCCGTCGAGCCGGGCATGTCGCTTACCGTGAAGTGGCGCGGCAAGCCGATTTTCATCCGCAACCGCACGGCAAAGGAAATCGACGAAGCCAATGCGGTCGCTCTCGGCGATCTTAAAGACCCGGTGGCACGCAATGCCAACATTGCCCCCGACGCGCAGGCGACGGACATTGACCGCTCCGCCGGTCAGGGCAAGGAGAACTGGATCGTCATGATCGGTTCCTGCACCCATCTCGGTTGCGTTCCGCTCGGCCAGGCCGGCGATTTCGGCGGCTGGTTCTGTCCCTGCCATGGCTCGCATTACGATACGGCGGGCCGCATACGTAAGGGTCCGGCGCCGCAGAACCTCGCCATCCCGACATTTGCATTCACATCCGATACCGTGATCAAGATCGGATAA
- the pth gene encoding aminoacyl-tRNA hydrolase produces the protein MKIIAGLGNPGAQYAGNRHNIGFMAVDALQRLPSFAPWSKKFKAEISEGEIGGEKVLLMKPLTYMNLSGESVGEAMRFFKLTPADIIAIHDELDLLAGRTRIKIGGGHGGHNGLKSLDAHCGKEYRRLRLGIGHPGDKERVHGHVLGDFAKSDRVWLDPLLDAIADNAAMLVKGDDSQLMNKLALATGSKPEAEKPVKVAKPAAQSHIHQARNSAQPKKLPETGPMAEMLKRMFGKKD, from the coding sequence ATGAAGATCATCGCAGGACTTGGTAATCCCGGCGCACAATATGCGGGAAACCGTCACAATATCGGCTTCATGGCCGTGGATGCGCTGCAGCGCCTGCCCTCTTTTGCGCCCTGGTCGAAGAAGTTCAAGGCGGAGATTTCCGAAGGTGAGATCGGCGGCGAGAAGGTTCTGCTGATGAAACCGCTCACCTATATGAACCTGTCAGGCGAATCCGTCGGCGAGGCCATGCGTTTCTTCAAACTGACGCCGGCCGACATCATCGCCATCCATGACGAACTCGATTTGCTGGCCGGCCGCACACGCATCAAGATCGGCGGCGGCCACGGCGGTCATAACGGCCTTAAATCGCTCGACGCCCATTGCGGCAAGGAATACCGCCGTCTGCGCCTCGGCATCGGCCATCCCGGTGACAAGGAGCGGGTGCACGGCCATGTGCTCGGCGATTTCGCCAAGTCGGACCGCGTCTGGCTCGATCCGCTGCTGGACGCCATTGCCGACAACGCCGCCATGCTGGTGAAGGGTGACGATTCGCAGCTGATGAACAAGCTGGCGCTGGCGACGGGCAGCAAACCGGAAGCGGAAAAACCGGTAAAGGTCGCCAAGCCGGCCGCGCAGTCCCACATCCACCAGGCGCGCAACAGCGCCCAGCCGAAAAAGCTGCCGGAAACCGGACCAATGGCCGAGATGCTGAAGCGAATGTTCGGCAAGAAGGACTAA
- a CDS encoding cytochrome c1: MKTLFTSIALFAAISCSAAAFAAEESHDLATKAEHAIAGGHFPIIKPEEQSWSFAGPFGKYDKGQLQRGLKVYKEVCSACHSMSLVSFRTLGDLGYSDEQVKAFAAEYEVQDGPNAEGEMYNRKAVPSDHFPSPFPNHEAAAAANGGAAPPDMSLLAKARGVERGFPQFIIDMIPIVGGYQEGGPDYIHALLTGYQEPPAGVEISEGTHFNPYFVSAAALKMAPPISADQVTYDDGAPQTVDQYSKDVAAFLMWAAEPHLEARKRTGFMVMVFLFIFTALIYLTKKSVYANKEH; the protein is encoded by the coding sequence ATGAAGACGCTATTCACGAGCATCGCGCTTTTCGCCGCCATTAGCTGTTCCGCCGCCGCCTTCGCGGCGGAGGAGAGCCATGATCTCGCCACCAAGGCGGAACATGCGATTGCCGGCGGTCACTTCCCGATCATCAAGCCCGAGGAGCAGAGCTGGTCCTTCGCCGGTCCCTTCGGTAAATATGACAAGGGCCAGCTGCAGCGCGGCCTGAAGGTCTATAAGGAAGTCTGCTCAGCCTGCCATTCGATGAGCCTCGTTTCCTTCCGCACGCTGGGGGATCTCGGTTATTCGGACGAGCAGGTAAAGGCCTTCGCCGCCGAATACGAGGTGCAGGATGGCCCGAATGCCGAAGGTGAAATGTATAATCGCAAGGCCGTGCCTTCCGACCATTTCCCTTCACCATTCCCGAACCACGAAGCGGCGGCTGCCGCCAATGGTGGCGCTGCACCGCCTGACATGTCGCTGCTTGCCAAGGCGCGCGGCGTAGAGCGTGGGTTCCCGCAATTCATCATCGACATGATCCCGATCGTCGGCGGTTATCAGGAAGGCGGCCCGGATTATATCCATGCGCTGCTGACCGGCTATCAGGAACCGCCGGCCGGTGTTGAGATATCGGAAGGTACGCATTTCAACCCGTACTTCGTCAGCGCTGCGGCACTGAAGATGGCGCCGCCGATCAGCGCCGATCAGGTGACCTATGACGATGGTGCACCGCAGACGGTTGATCAATATTCCAAGGACGTCGCTGCCTTCCTGATGTGGGCTGCGGAACCGCATCTGGAAGCGCGCAAGCGCACCGGCTTCATGGTCATGGTCTTCCTGTTCATCTTCACGGCACTGATCTATCTCACCAAGAAATCGGTTTACGCCAACAAGGAACATTGA
- the clpS gene encoding ATP-dependent Clp protease adapter ClpS — protein MSDSPVDLKPKPKVKPKLERPKLYKVMLLNDDYTPREFVTVVLKAVFRMSEDTGRRVMMTAHRFGSAVVVVCERDIAETKAKEATDLGKEAGFPLMFTTEPEE, from the coding sequence ATGAGTGACAGTCCTGTCGATCTCAAACCAAAACCGAAGGTCAAACCGAAGCTGGAGCGGCCTAAGCTCTACAAGGTCATGCTGCTGAATGACGACTATACGCCGCGCGAATTTGTCACCGTGGTGCTGAAGGCCGTCTTTCGCATGAGCGAGGATACCGGACGCCGGGTGATGATGACGGCGCATCGCTTCGGCAGCGCGGTGGTGGTTGTCTGCGAGCGCGATATTGCCGAGACGAAGGCCAAGGAGGCGACCGATCTCGGCAAGGAAGCGGGCTTCCCGCTGATGTTCACGACCGAGCCGGAGGAGTGA
- a CDS encoding cytochrome b: MSGHSSYQPSTGIERWIDSRLPLPRMIYDSFVAYPVPRNLNYAYTFGAMLAVMLIVQILTGVVLAMHYAAETTVAFNSVEKIMRDVNHGWLLRYMHANGASFFFIAVYLHIARGLYYGSYKAPREILWILGCVIYLLMMATGFMGYVLPWGQMSFWGATVITGFFTAFPLVGEWIQQFLLGGFAVDNPTLNRFFALHYLLPFMIAGVVILHIWALHVTGQTNPTGVEVKSKTDTVPFTPYATLKDALGVSVFLIAYAWFIFYMPNFLGHPDNYIMADPLKTPAHIVPEWYYLPFYAMLRAITFNVGPIDSKLGGVLVMFGAIIVLFFLPWLDTSKVRSAVYRPWYKMFFWLFVVNAILLGWLGSRPAEGLYVVMSQIGTLYYFGFFLVIMPILGLVETPRRIPNSITEAVLEKKAAKTGAAPAAAQV, encoded by the coding sequence ATGAGTGGCCATTCCAGTTATCAGCCGTCCACCGGCATCGAGAGGTGGATCGATTCGCGGCTTCCCTTGCCGCGCATGATCTATGACAGCTTCGTTGCCTATCCTGTCCCGCGTAACCTGAACTATGCCTACACTTTTGGTGCGATGCTTGCCGTCATGCTGATCGTGCAGATTCTCACCGGCGTCGTGCTGGCCATGCATTATGCGGCCGAAACGACGGTCGCCTTCAATTCCGTCGAAAAGATCATGCGTGACGTCAACCATGGCTGGCTGCTGCGCTACATGCATGCCAACGGCGCGTCGTTCTTCTTCATCGCGGTTTACCTGCACATTGCCCGCGGCCTTTATTACGGCTCCTACAAGGCGCCGCGTGAAATCCTCTGGATTCTCGGCTGCGTGATCTATCTGCTGATGATGGCGACGGGCTTCATGGGCTACGTGCTTCCCTGGGGCCAGATGTCCTTCTGGGGCGCGACCGTCATCACCGGCTTCTTCACGGCTTTCCCGCTCGTGGGTGAATGGATCCAGCAGTTCCTGCTCGGTGGCTTTGCGGTGGACAATCCGACGCTCAACCGCTTCTTCGCACTTCACTACCTGCTGCCCTTCATGATTGCCGGTGTCGTCATCCTGCACATCTGGGCGCTGCATGTGACGGGCCAGACCAACCCGACCGGTGTGGAAGTGAAGAGCAAGACCGATACGGTGCCCTTCACGCCCTACGCGACGCTGAAGGATGCGCTCGGCGTTTCGGTGTTCCTCATCGCCTATGCCTGGTTCATCTTCTACATGCCGAACTTCCTCGGCCACCCTGATAACTACATCATGGCGGATCCGCTGAAGACGCCGGCCCACATCGTGCCGGAGTGGTATTATCTGCCGTTCTACGCGATGCTGCGCGCCATCACCTTCAATGTTGGGCCGATCGATTCCAAGCTCGGCGGCGTTCTCGTCATGTTCGGCGCGATCATCGTGCTGTTCTTCCTGCCCTGGCTCGATACGTCGAAGGTTCGCTCCGCCGTCTATCGCCCCTGGTACAAGATGTTCTTCTGGCTGTTCGTGGTCAACGCCATCCTGCTCGGCTGGCTGGGTTCACGCCCTGCGGAAGGACTTTATGTCGTCATGTCGCAGATCGGCACGCTCTACTATTTCGGTTTCTTCCTCGTCATCATGCCGATCCTCGGTCTGGTCGAAACGCCCCGGCGTATTCCGAATTCGATTACCGAGGCCGTTCTTGAAAAGAAGGCTGCCAAGACGGGTGCCGCGCCAGCGGCCGCCCAGGTCTGA
- a CDS encoding 50S ribosomal protein L25/general stress protein Ctc, translating into MSKESYELKAEARERVGKGSSRELRRNGLIPAVIYGDKQAPISIALSTNEVTKRIHAGGFMTTVGTIDVDGKKIKVLPKDYQLDPVRDFTMHVDFLRVSGNTLVNVEIPVHFENEEKSDIKIGGVLNIVRHTVEFHCPANDIPEAITVDLSGLKIGDSVHISNVKLPKNITPVIADRDFTIATIVAPAAGVEEETTEEASEE; encoded by the coding sequence ATGAGCAAAGAATCGTATGAGCTCAAGGCCGAGGCGCGCGAACGAGTTGGTAAGGGGTCCTCTCGTGAACTTCGCCGCAACGGTTTGATTCCCGCTGTCATCTATGGTGACAAGCAGGCCCCTATTTCTATCGCCCTGTCGACCAACGAAGTCACCAAGCGTATCCACGCTGGCGGTTTCATGACGACGGTTGGGACGATCGACGTCGACGGCAAGAAGATCAAGGTTCTCCCGAAGGATTACCAGCTTGATCCGGTCCGCGACTTCACCATGCATGTCGACTTCCTGCGCGTTTCGGGCAACACGCTCGTCAACGTTGAAATTCCGGTTCACTTCGAAAACGAAGAAAAGTCGGACATCAAGATCGGCGGCGTTCTGAACATCGTTCGCCACACGGTGGAATTCCACTGCCCGGCCAACGACATTCCGGAAGCCATCACGGTTGACCTCTCCGGCCTGAAGATCGGCGACAGCGTTCACATCTCGAACGTCAAGCTGCCGAAGAACATCACGCCCGTCATCGCCGACCGCGACTTCACGATCGCAACGATCGTTGCTCCGGCAGCAGGCGTTGAAGAAGAAACGACCGAAGAAGCTTCCGAGGAATAA
- a CDS encoding EAL domain-containing protein, whose translation MAHSVESRFIAIVSGALLTVVAPLFTLLLTLSYNEAIRSQRNHIEILLSTNTQALARPLWDLDDDTINQITGTLVSDPMIRMVEVKDTSGQLDVVQTAGSDIIQDAASTTREVIYKTTKGPVTVGQLTVYYDDVGLLTSLSRTELAFITIFILAVLTIVLAAIVGNRFMVIRPLMRLAAAIEATRRLGSRHHVDWRSKDEIGRLAKSFNEMQTQLEKEELEIKNAHERKTEIYNRTPAMLFSLDRHDRIAAVSDYWVQATGYDRTRILGLNFADLIHPDDRSLFQQRKTAHPSPDASHNGITVRFHCMDGGVMDALILEKPLDSGDTTQQSTCLCVMTDVTELSQSEKRNRQQAISDHLTGLFNRQGFEAILDLQIRDADRNGSELACLFIDLDRFKAINDNLGHAAGDAVLKQFTLKLEPLLTPLDSASRLGGDEFAILLAGDKVEERALEFCERVCAMLDMPFEIENNSIRLSASIGMAVYPLHASSASELLQNADMAMYSRKRTGKNGSQVFDSSIMDRAREHAELERDIAQALSEDWFEAYFQPIQDLATGQTAGFEALLRLNHPDKGLLSPAAIVSLAEENGTIQRIGNLILDQSIANLARLSRLPGMDQTYVAVNFSPLQFEPGLPTRIAGVLHRHGILPARLVIEITEAVIMKDDPQIRAILNAIHQLGCRIALDDFGTGYSSLSYLSRFPVDIVKIDQSFTRSICDDTVDIRQRSRMLVEGIAAISHKMNCTVIAEGVETEEQKDLLTDMGADFGQGYYFARPQPVQRLIAAFDATSGQSRFAARQA comes from the coding sequence ATGGCTCATTCCGTCGAAAGCCGCTTTATCGCGATTGTTTCCGGCGCACTTCTTACAGTGGTCGCACCGCTTTTCACGCTTTTGCTGACGCTTTCCTATAACGAGGCAATCCGCAGCCAGCGCAACCATATCGAAATTCTGCTGTCGACGAATACGCAGGCGCTGGCCCGCCCCCTGTGGGACCTTGATGACGACACCATAAATCAGATTACCGGAACCCTTGTTTCCGATCCCATGATCCGCATGGTCGAGGTCAAGGATACATCCGGCCAGCTCGATGTCGTCCAGACTGCCGGCAGCGACATCATCCAGGACGCCGCCTCGACGACACGCGAGGTGATCTACAAGACCACCAAGGGACCAGTCACCGTTGGGCAGCTGACGGTCTATTACGATGATGTCGGCCTTCTGACCTCGCTCAGCCGGACCGAACTGGCCTTTATCACGATTTTCATCCTCGCCGTCCTCACCATCGTTCTTGCCGCCATCGTCGGCAACCGCTTCATGGTCATCCGCCCGCTGATGCGACTGGCGGCGGCGATAGAGGCGACACGCCGCCTCGGCTCACGCCACCATGTCGACTGGCGCTCGAAGGATGAAATCGGCCGGCTGGCAAAAAGCTTCAACGAAATGCAGACCCAGCTCGAAAAGGAAGAGCTGGAGATCAAGAATGCCCACGAACGCAAGACGGAGATCTACAACCGTACACCCGCCATGCTGTTCTCGCTCGACAGGCACGACCGGATTGCCGCCGTCAGCGACTATTGGGTGCAGGCGACCGGTTACGACCGCACCAGGATACTCGGCCTGAACTTCGCCGATCTCATCCATCCCGACGACAGGTCCCTGTTTCAGCAGCGCAAGACGGCGCACCCCTCGCCCGACGCTTCACACAACGGCATCACCGTGCGTTTCCATTGCATGGATGGCGGTGTCATGGACGCGCTCATCCTTGAAAAGCCCCTTGATTCCGGCGATACCACGCAGCAAAGCACGTGTCTTTGCGTCATGACCGATGTGACCGAACTGAGCCAGTCGGAAAAACGCAACCGGCAGCAGGCCATTTCCGACCATCTGACCGGCCTCTTCAACCGTCAGGGCTTCGAGGCGATCCTCGACCTGCAGATCCGCGATGCGGACCGGAACGGCAGCGAACTGGCCTGCCTGTTCATCGACCTCGACCGTTTCAAGGCCATCAACGACAATCTCGGCCATGCGGCGGGTGACGCCGTTCTCAAGCAATTCACGCTGAAACTCGAACCCCTGCTCACGCCGCTCGACAGCGCTTCGCGGCTTGGCGGCGACGAATTCGCCATTCTGCTGGCCGGCGACAAAGTGGAAGAACGCGCCCTGGAATTTTGCGAGCGGGTCTGCGCCATGCTGGACATGCCCTTCGAGATCGAGAACAACAGCATCCGCCTCAGCGCCAGCATCGGCATGGCTGTCTATCCACTGCACGCCTCCAGCGCGTCGGAGCTTTTGCAGAATGCCGACATGGCGATGTATAGCCGCAAGAGAACCGGCAAAAACGGCTCGCAGGTCTTCGACAGCTCGATCATGGACCGCGCGCGCGAACATGCGGAGCTGGAGCGGGATATCGCCCAAGCGCTCTCCGAGGACTGGTTCGAAGCTTATTTCCAACCCATTCAAGACCTCGCAACCGGCCAGACGGCGGGTTTCGAAGCACTGCTGCGTCTCAACCATCCCGACAAGGGATTGCTTTCCCCCGCCGCGATCGTCAGCCTTGCCGAAGAAAACGGCACCATTCAACGCATCGGCAATCTCATTCTCGATCAGTCGATCGCCAATCTCGCCAGGCTGTCGCGCCTGCCCGGGATGGATCAGACCTATGTGGCAGTCAATTTTTCGCCGCTGCAATTCGAACCGGGATTGCCGACTCGCATCGCCGGCGTGCTGCACCGGCACGGTATTCTCCCCGCACGTCTGGTCATTGAGATCACCGAAGCCGTCATCATGAAGGACGATCCGCAAATCCGGGCGATCCTCAATGCCATTCACCAGCTCGGCTGCCGCATCGCGCTGGATGATTTCGGCACGGGTTATTCCTCGCTCAGCTATCTCAGCCGTTTTCCGGTCGATATCGTCAAGATCGACCAGTCCTTCACCCGCTCGATCTGCGACGACACCGTGGACATCAGGCAGCGGAGCCGTATGCTTGTCGAAGGCATCGCCGCCATCTCGCACAAGATGAACTGCACCGTTATTGCCGAGGGCGTGGAGACGGAAGAGCAGAAGGACCTTCTGACCGATATGGGCGCGGATTTCGGACAGGGTTATTATTTTGCGCGCCCGCAGCCGGTCCAAAGGCTGATCGCCGCGTTCGATGCGACGTCCGGACAAAGCCGCTTTGCGGCGCGACAAGCGTGA
- a CDS encoding MaoC family dehydratase encodes MRLAELSPIGERVTLDTLHFSAEDIIRFARDFDPQPFHLDAEAARNSVFGGLCASGWHTGAGWMKSFLSHWAKEVKRLKLQGLEPPKLGPSPGFRELKWKKPVFAGDDVTYFVTLLDARPLESRPGIWLNITFNEGVNQSGETVLTFQSGVLEFD; translated from the coding sequence ATGAGACTGGCAGAACTTTCCCCGATCGGCGAACGCGTCACCCTCGATACGCTGCATTTTTCCGCCGAAGACATTATTCGCTTCGCTCGCGATTTCGACCCGCAGCCCTTTCATCTCGATGCCGAGGCGGCCAGGAACAGTGTTTTCGGCGGGCTCTGTGCCTCCGGCTGGCACACCGGCGCGGGCTGGATGAAATCCTTCCTGTCCCATTGGGCAAAGGAAGTGAAGCGGTTGAAGCTACAGGGGCTGGAACCGCCGAAACTCGGCCCCTCCCCGGGCTTCCGCGAACTTAAATGGAAAAAGCCGGTTTTTGCCGGTGACGACGTGACCTATTTCGTCACCCTGCTCGACGCTCGCCCGCTGGAATCGAGGCCCGGCATCTGGCTGAACATCACCTTCAACGAGGGCGTCAATCAGTCGGGAGAAACGGTACTGACCTTCCAGAGCGGGGTTCTGGAATTCGATTAA
- a CDS encoding MaoC family dehydratase — protein MVPVATYTYEDFAVGREFPLGPQSISAAQIIEFASEFDPQPMHLSEEAGRRSILGGLAASGWHTCSLLMRMMADSYISNSTSQGSPGIDYVDWKKPVLAGDTLSGKSIVLEQRPSASRPGIGLVKLRHELYNQRGILVSQGENTVMFLMGGDGGVAA, from the coding sequence ATGGTGCCGGTCGCGACATACACCTATGAGGATTTTGCCGTAGGGCGGGAATTTCCCCTTGGACCACAATCGATTTCCGCAGCGCAGATCATCGAATTTGCCAGCGAGTTCGACCCCCAGCCCATGCATCTGTCGGAAGAGGCTGGCCGCCGGAGCATTCTTGGCGGGCTGGCGGCTTCCGGCTGGCACACCTGCAGCCTGCTGATGCGGATGATGGCAGACAGCTACATCTCCAACTCCACCTCGCAGGGCAGCCCCGGCATCGATTATGTCGACTGGAAAAAGCCGGTTCTGGCCGGAGACACGCTTTCGGGAAAATCCATCGTGCTGGAACAGCGCCCTTCCGCGTCGCGCCCCGGCATCGGCCTCGTAAAATTGCGCCACGAGCTTTATAACCAGCGCGGCATTCTGGTCTCACAGGGAGAAAACACCGTCATGTTCCTGATGGGTGGCGATGGAGGCGTTGCGGCATGA
- a CDS encoding GNAT family N-acetyltransferase — MSSDAISLRAAGPGDLPGLLELYQVLNPSDPELTTQEAGAVFAAMLAQPGLTIFVATENGKPVATATLLIVPNLTRAARPYAFIENVVTLEARRGRGYGRTVVRHAIETAFGANCYKVMLLTGRHDPAVHAFYESCGFVQNKTGFQIRQD, encoded by the coding sequence ATGTCTTCCGACGCTATTTCCCTGCGGGCGGCCGGCCCCGGCGATCTACCCGGTTTGCTTGAACTCTACCAGGTACTAAACCCATCAGACCCGGAATTAACGACGCAGGAAGCAGGTGCGGTTTTCGCCGCCATGCTCGCCCAACCCGGCCTGACCATATTTGTGGCGACAGAGAATGGCAAACCCGTCGCGACTGCCACGCTTCTGATCGTTCCGAACCTGACCCGCGCCGCCCGCCCCTATGCCTTCATTGAAAACGTGGTGACACTGGAGGCGCGCCGCGGTCGGGGATATGGCCGCACGGTGGTGCGCCACGCCATTGAGACAGCCTTCGGCGCGAACTGCTACAAGGTGATGCTCCTGACAGGCCGCCACGACCCGGCGGTTCATGCCTTCTACGAAAGCTGCGGCTTCGTGCAGAACAAGACAGGTTTCCAGATCCGGCAGGATTAG
- a CDS encoding adenine phosphoribosyltransferase: protein MTVIASELSAAIRSIPDYPKPGIIFRDITTLLGNPRAFRRAVDELVQPYAGTKIDKIAGMEARGFILGGAVAHQLSAGFVPIRKKGKLPHTTVRVAYSLEYGVDEMEMHVDAVQPGEKVILVDDLIATGGTAEGAVKLLRQMGAEIVSACFVIDLPDLGGRKKLEDLGVDVRTLVEFSGH, encoded by the coding sequence ATGACCGTTATCGCTTCGGAGCTTTCCGCTGCCATCCGTTCCATTCCCGACTATCCGAAGCCGGGCATCATCTTCCGGGACATCACGACGCTGCTCGGCAACCCGCGCGCATTTCGCCGCGCCGTCGATGAACTCGTGCAGCCCTATGCGGGAACGAAGATCGACAAGATCGCCGGCATGGAAGCGCGCGGCTTCATTCTGGGCGGGGCGGTGGCGCATCAGCTTTCGGCCGGTTTCGTGCCGATCCGCAAGAAGGGCAAGCTGCCGCACACCACCGTGCGGGTCGCCTACAGCCTGGAATATGGTGTCGACGAAATGGAGATGCATGTGGATGCCGTACAGCCGGGCGAGAAGGTCATTCTTGTCGACGACCTGATCGCCACCGGCGGCACCGCCGAAGGTGCCGTGAAGCTCTTGCGACAGATGGGTGCGGAAATCGTATCCGCCTGCTTCGTCATCGACCTGCCTGATCTCGGCGGCCGCAAGAAGCTGGAAGATCTTGGCGTCGACGTGCGCACGCTGGTAGAATTTTCTGGCCATTGA
- the ychF gene encoding redox-regulated ATPase YchF: MGFKCGIVGLPNVGKSTLFNALTKTAAAQAANYPFCTIEPNTGEVAVPDPRMQQLAAIAGSKEIIPTRISFVDIAGLVRGASKGEGLGNKFLANIREVDAVVHVLRCFEDDDITHVEGRINPVGDAETIETELMLADLESLERRVEQTRKRATSKDKESLAQLPVMEAVIALLNDGKPARLLLKTLADEEIEILKGLNLLTSHPVLYVCNVSEADASSGNEHTAAVAEMAKQQGAECVIISAAIEAEVAQLPADEAEEFLSALGLNEAGLDRLIRAGYHLLDLITYFTVGPKETRAWTIVRGTKAPAAAGVIHTDFERGFIRAFTIGFDDYIAYKGEVGAKEAGKGRDEGKEYVVQDGDVIHFRFNT; encoded by the coding sequence ATGGGCTTCAAATGCGGTATCGTTGGATTGCCAAATGTCGGCAAGTCCACCCTCTTCAACGCGCTGACGAAAACGGCCGCCGCACAGGCTGCCAACTATCCCTTCTGCACCATCGAGCCGAATACCGGCGAAGTTGCCGTGCCGGATCCGCGTATGCAGCAGCTTGCGGCCATCGCCGGTTCGAAGGAAATCATTCCGACCCGCATTTCCTTCGTGGACATTGCCGGCCTGGTGCGCGGCGCGTCAAAGGGTGAAGGCCTCGGCAACAAGTTCCTCGCCAACATCCGCGAAGTCGATGCCGTCGTGCATGTGCTGCGCTGCTTCGAAGACGACGATATCACCCATGTGGAAGGCCGCATCAATCCGGTTGGCGACGCCGAAACGATCGAGACCGAACTGATGCTCGCCGACCTCGAAAGCCTGGAGCGCCGTGTCGAGCAGACGCGCAAGCGCGCCACCAGCAAGGACAAGGAATCCCTGGCTCAACTGCCGGTCATGGAAGCGGTCATCGCGCTGCTCAACGACGGAAAGCCGGCACGCCTGCTGTTGAAGACGCTGGCGGACGAGGAAATCGAAATCCTCAAAGGCCTCAATCTCCTGACGTCGCACCCGGTGCTGTATGTCTGCAACGTCTCGGAAGCCGACGCATCGTCCGGCAACGAGCACACCGCAGCCGTCGCAGAGATGGCAAAGCAGCAGGGTGCTGAATGCGTGATCATCTCGGCGGCGATCGAGGCCGAAGTTGCACAGCTTCCGGCCGATGAAGCCGAGGAATTCCTCTCGGCCCTCGGCCTTAACGAAGCTGGTCTCGACCGGCTCATCCGTGCCGGTTATCACCTGCTCGACCTCATCACCTATTTCACCGTCGGCCCGAAGGAAACGCGCGCCTGGACGATCGTGCGCGGCACCAAAGCCCCCGCCGCCGCCGGCGTCATCCATACCGATTTCGAACGCGGCTTCATCCGCGCCTTCACCATCGGTTTTGACGACTACATCGCCTATAAGGGCGAAGTCGGCGCCAAGGAAGCGGGTAAGGGACGTGACGAAGGCAAGGAATATGTCGTTCAGGACGGCGACGTCATCCACTTCCGCTTTAACACCTGA
- a CDS encoding substrate-binding periplasmic protein has translation MGLIRFCLLFLALATPVNAAKLFLTTEVYPPYNLQASDGSVHGVYFDQLKIVLQDTDTDYEVAVMPWARAIALATTQAMHCVFATARTPEREKLFKWVAPIHTDRNILVARREANIEASSLEDARRYRVGTQRGDYTEALLEKLGFPQVDVGADFEITLNKLKLGRIDLMPMSESTLKSLPANSFKEVITLSRQQLGLACNKTVPDQIIAKLQARLDKLIADGTQQQIFDRYSLVSP, from the coding sequence ATGGGATTGATCCGCTTTTGTCTGCTCTTTCTTGCTCTCGCCACACCAGTCAACGCGGCGAAGCTCTTCCTGACGACCGAGGTCTATCCGCCTTATAATCTGCAGGCCAGTGACGGCAGCGTGCACGGCGTCTATTTCGACCAGCTCAAGATCGTGCTCCAGGACACCGATACGGATTACGAAGTCGCCGTCATGCCCTGGGCGCGGGCCATTGCACTGGCCACAACACAGGCCATGCACTGCGTCTTCGCCACGGCACGAACGCCCGAGCGGGAAAAGCTCTTCAAATGGGTTGCGCCAATCCATACCGACCGCAACATTCTCGTGGCCCGCCGCGAGGCGAATATCGAGGCTTCCAGCCTCGAGGACGCCAGAAGATACCGGGTGGGAACCCAGCGGGGCGACTATACCGAAGCACTGTTGGAAAAACTCGGTTTCCCGCAGGTGGATGTCGGCGCGGATTTCGAGATCACGCTCAACAAGCTGAAACTCGGGCGCATCGACCTCATGCCCATGTCGGAAAGCACCCTCAAGAGCCTGCCTGCGAACAGTTTCAAGGAGGTGATAACGCTGAGCCGGCAACAGCTCGGCCTCGCCTGCAACAAAACCGTTCCTGACCAGATCATCGCGAAATTGCAGGCCCGGCTGGACAAGCTGATCGCCGATGGAACGCAGCAGCAGATATTCGATCGTTACAGTCTGGTCAGCCCCTGA